CTTTCTGGACCAGCCATGTCCTACTCTTTAGTCTCCATCGCCACTTTCCCTGTAGAGCCATCGTACAAAGGGCTTTTACGTGTGAAACGATTGGGAATTATCAGTTGACAACAGATTGAGTGGTTGAGACAAGAAGCTATCGTATAGAAATATCAGTTCATGTGAACGACGCATCATGAACTGATATTTCTGTACGCAACCAGTGAGTGGTTGCGTGTTCGCTGTGTGGCCGCTAGTTTTTATATTCTGAATGCGATTTACGGGTGTTcatcttcaaaaatcaaattacgAGAAAGGGCTTATTAACTCGAAGTTTTTAATCAATAGCATATTTATTTATGAGTTGAAAAATACAAGTCACAGTAGAATTCTAATCCGACAAcattattttctgatttttcatATTGGgatcttaatttattaatttctgcTAGTGAATTGCTAATATGAAGGAGAACTAGATCCTAGTTGAGTGTAATTTTCAAAACCTAGCTAGTTGAGTGTAACCCTATCCCAGCAGCGAGTAAGCGTTAGCAAGTGtctttttggttaaaatttgaGCATTTCACCCTCtggttaaattaattaagttaattttggtATATATGGTCAAGTCCCATTATTACCTTCACCGGGGGAGCATCTGTTAAATATCTGCATGAACTCATGTGTTTCTTAGTGCTAACTAATGTAAAATTACTCAATTAGCTAGTCTTGTCCCAAGCAACAAAATTACTCAATTAGAATgaaaaatttcttatttataacCCTAACCCTAATAGGACTTCTAATCGAACTCAAAATCCGTTCTAATTGGGTCTATCACTACAATTTGCTATTTTGGACTCTCTTGCTACTAAAACTTGTATATTAATTGGATGCTAATTTTTAGAGTAGCTTGGGCAAGATTTATCTTAATCCTAAACCCTgtattgtgtatatatattttctctcgTAGAATGAAATAATGAGTGTTcacattaatattataatttatattaaaaattattaaggttttaacttttttttattagcataaaACACAAATCATCACATTAAATATATAACACCATACTactggttataattttttttttttaaaagcatattaCTGGGTTTGtcattaattagaaaaacaatttttttttataacccgggGTGTCTGTGCCaacttacgcgcaccacgactaatcctcGGGACCACTGAACACtctgcaagcccagtaggcaggtaaagcaccgcgggggtgacagacaTGCACAGAGAAGATCGAACCCGGGTGCAGAGGAAGGGAACAAGTCCCATCCCCGCTAGGCCACGACCTCAAGtgcgaaaaaaataataatttaatatcctaGTAGATATATTAACTTGTACTGTACGAAAATGTAGTTTCTCAAACATTAGAACCAATGTGTATATATTAAGAGGGGAATTATTACATGTTACTCTTTTTTGTAAAACAGTGGCTTTGATAATTAATGAGATTTGCAAGCTTCAttcatcaaataagaaatttaaattgagTCAATTCTCCAATTGCAATATGTATCTCGAgaattctattttatattttaattcaataacattTTTCTCCagttataaaacaataaataaatgaattgtcTGCGGTACTGAAAGATGTTCAGAAGGAGGGATCGACAGCAAATCATCAATCAAGCGTACATATTTATAGCTTAtcagaaaaggaataaaaatgcaaattaattaattcgtCAATGGCTTAAGTTAATTTACACCATCGATTTTTCCTACCAATCTACGAGCTACAACAAATCAGATCATGGAAGACTTGCTCACTGCATGGGATGGTGAGACCTCCCATGGGATGGTTAAAGCCATACTCTTCTTCAACATGTCTAAGCAACTTCTGAAATGAAGGGTTCTTCAAGTAGGAGATGGGAACAACACATCTCTTTTGAGTTTCTCCAACATACACAACAAAATGGCCTTTTGGCACATTACTGCTTTCTTCTCCAGACAAAAGAATACGCCTCACAACCTGCTTAGCATTGAACAAACGGATACCCATGATGGTCAGAGAGGTAATAAAAAATCTCTGATGGAAAGAGATGAATGTGGAGCTAAAGAATCTGAAAGTTTATTAGAGATGCTTTAAGTTGCACTGAATTGCCTTATCGACGTATGGCTTAGGGGTTTATATATAGGGCAAAATCTCACAATATAGCCAGCTAGTCAGTCACTCAATAGATCAATAATTGGTGAAGATCCTACTGTTGCAGTGGGAGCAGTACTTTAAGGACATGTCCGTGGTTAAAACACGGTTTACGCGTCGGAAATGATGAATCTTCAATGGAtatttcatgtatatatataacgtACGTTAGGTTGTCATGGCCTACCacgttggaaaagaaaagagacaaCGGTGGCCTAGCTGAAATTATTAAGGTTCTGTTTATGGGCTCCTCGCAGTACAATGTATAGCAAGCAGAGCACTTGGAGGAAAGACAAGCCACTGAGTAACTGAGGGCTATAGCTAAGATTCTTTTTACCAAATGATTTGTCTCTATATTATTGCATGAACATTTGATAAAGTTATTTCAATCGAATCATGGATCTTATTCTCTTAGCAGAATGGTAGATGTTACGGTATTCTTCCTTAAAGATTTCGTTCTATCAAATCGTTCATATTCTTTTAGCAAATGGTCATGTCACCATACTACATGTTTCTTAAAAGTTTTcgattataatatcaaacacacagAGCTAGTTCAACCAGTATCATATTTGTTAATAATGACCTACCAGACACAAGAGGAGACACATGAGTGGAGAGTTTGTTGTGATCACATGAACCTTTTAAAAGGGTGATAGGTTGAATGGGAGCATATCAAACTAGCCGGTCGAGCATATAAATATACATTATTGCACATAATAATTTCCTGACCCAGTTGACTCGAACCTTAAACCTAGTAATTAGAGAAAGTGGCTTGAATTAATTAAGACTTCAGAAAATGCATTTAGTGTCAGGTACATTGTCGTCGTAATGGATATTTAACATTATCCACAATTCTCGACCCTTTTATAAAaccttatattttttgtttctatttgatGTTGAATTAAATTACGCGTTCTCGGTCTTAATTAAACTTATCCTTATATTTATGTTTCTATGAATATTGGATTAAGTTTCCGAGCGAAATGACTTCACAGACAGATCCTACATGTATGTATGCAGGAATTCCTCTATTGGAGCACTTTTTAATACGTCTtcttcctaaaaaaataaaaaactgaaggCACACCAAATGCCATGTTATCCTAAAGAACTAGTTCATTACGAGGATTCAATCCACTCAATATTTCTTTCGCAGAAAGCACTTCATTACTTGACAAAACATCAAGTCAAAGTGGCCCATTAATCAGTAATTACACCAGGAGATATTTAGAGCACTGGAAATATTTGTGCGCTTCGATTTCCACACCAATCTGACTGCCAGAAATACAAATTTGATCCAAAATGGGAAATCATTCAATTTGAGTTCATGCATATATGGTTAGCTACCTGGGAGCATTGCACAACAATATTCGTGGCAGGAGGGCTGGCTACTCCGACATTTTGGACAAGTCACGAGATAAGAACCTGCGATACCATGTATATTGAGCCTTCCTGTCATTTTCTCTCTACGTGAAAGTCAAGGAAATAACCACCACTCCATGTCCATGCATCCATCCTCCTATGTCACAGCTAGCTTTGTTTTATCTCCCGGTTTTTCAGGACGCCCGTTTATTCTCACCTGATCTCGACAAGAACGATATTCATAGATAAAAGAGTAAAATAGCACCCCTACCAACGAGATTTTTTGTCTTTAGTAGGGCATGGTGTCActagaaacaaacaaaacaaaccatGTGAAACTTCAACTAGTCCTTCTCTTCCTAATATCTtggttttaaaacttgatcagCATCTAGAAAAAGAATCTCAAAGCTTGCCGAGGGGATAGCGATCGACGCACTCCCTGAGTTGAAGGGCCTTTGGTCTTTGGTCTCGACTTGACTAAATCGTTGACTAAAAGGATATTTGGGCTTTTATAAGTGGATAGAGCAAAACCTAACCTTGATatagaactatatatataaaaataaagattagccCAGACCCACTAACTAGCAAGAAGAGGTAATATTAGGGTTTGGTTATACTTACAGGCTTACAGCCTCCCTCCTTTGTATAATATATTTGCACGCACCCACGCCATTGCTGAAAAAAATCACTAATCATATATTGCTTCCATTTCTGCAATCTCCATCTCTCAGCTCTTCCCCTCGTGATTCTTATAttagtaataatttatttgggCTTCAAGAGCACAAATCTATATATTCTGGATCAATTTTCCGACATCTTTGTTCCAGAGACATATATAAACTTTTCAGTAAAAAGGCTAGGGGTTTCTCAGatcattatgttttttcttgcaGGCTATGTTTTTTCTAGCTCACCTTTCTTTGGTACATTTTCAATAGTTTTTTATCACTCCAAATCTGTTTTCATGTTCTGTTTAGTTTCTCTTCTGTCAACGGGATTGAACAGAAGTGGAAAGGGATCGAGTCAGCAACGAAGGGAGAGGCGGGGTTGAGGACAACCCAGTTGCGTTTTGACCGGGTTTATCCCGGGTCAACTAGACAATGGATTCACTCGGGTTTTTAACCGGGTTAATCTGGGTTATTCCTTCTATTATTTTTGAGTTCTAGATTAACCCATCATGccagtttaaattttaatactaTGCTTAATATTCCTTTCAAAAGAGATTTGTTATTCCAATATCATACTTGAACCATCCTTTGTTCAAGACTTGCTAAAACGAGCTGAGGAGGAATTTGGATTCGATCATCAATGGATGGTCTCACAATACCTTGCAGTGAAGAGTACTTCAATATTAACCTCACTTCATTTCTCGGAGGTGCTTCATAAATATTGAACCCACAAATCACTTGATTTTGCTTGGTTCATTCATCGTTCTTACCCGGCATAAGTTTATAAACAATTTGAGACGACAAGCCTGTCTCttgatcaattttgtttttgctaattaCTGCTTGCATTCAGTTCCACAGAGGTATTCTGTAATTTGTACATCCACTCTTTGTCATAAAACTTTCTTAATTTGCTCCAACTATAGTGGTTTAGCTTCGTTAATCGCAATAGTTAATTGCTCCATTCCAGCTTTTATGCATGCGGTCACATATCTAAATTTCATAACATGCATACAAATATAAACTGGACTTTTTCAAGCTCGCGATGATCATTCATATATCTAAATTTCTTGGAAAAAGAAATTAGTTTACTTTGAATTTGGCCTTTTAGATGATCAGTAATCGGTGAAGACACTGTTGCAGGACATGATGTAGGTGCATGCGCCATTGAAAGGATCCTGCATATGGATAagatcatattatttttattaaaataacttataataatagtgttttttttttctctgtcacCTAATACAAAGTAGATAACACAACACCTCTCTCGCAAGTATTGCCGCATTAAAATATTTCTCGAAAAAGTTTTAGCATCGATATTTAGCATTAAGGAGTCGCGACCATCTTGGGTTGGTGCAGGGGTGCTCGGGCCTAAGGACGGACTAGTTGGGCGAATGGCCCAGATGGCCCTTGTTATTATCaatgaggaaaaataaaatcacatgtAACCACCATATAAGGAAAAATGAGTAAATCTGCGTATATTTAAATCAGTAATATGcataaatatgaaagaaataattatacaaaaacataaaaaatcaattttagtaATGAGTATATCTGTAAAATTACAATAagattaaaatactaaattatttttataagaacttgagattttttttttttgtaaatagtAGCCTTGGAAGAAATCACTAAACCGACCTGGTTCATCACCTAAACTCATATATAAACcagaattattataaaatttaatcgtTGCTAATATTATATCTAGAGTTTTGGTTATTGTGATTTAATTATAAGCACTCATTTGTAATCGTAAATTAGTTTAAAaggttatttttcataatattgtaataataatcTATTTATGTAAGAATTTATTATATGTTGTTTGTGGGTCATTCATGATCTGAGCATGTGGGAATCCcatgttatatatattgtttttcaaagctTTGTTGATGTTGTTTCCGTGTTAGTGTTATATATAGGAGTAAAAGGAGTCTttacttttctttattatatttttatttttatatacggATACAATACGGTCCAACCCTATGCAACATGGAAATAAGGATAATTGGCAACCATTTCTCATTCATGTGATCTTGATTTCCATCAACGCCTCTTCTATTTGCTCATCGACGGCCtttaaatttcatccaaaagtcTAATTAGTCAAGCTAAATCTTCCACTtcattgttaataatttatctttaccTGTATTGAAAAGATGATCTGATCTTAGCGTAAGAAGATATTGTTATCCAAtcagaaaataagaaataaataaattatctataCAAAGGAGGGTAAAAATGATGAGAAAAGGAGTCCTAAAATAGATGATTCTTGCTCCAAAGAAATATATGAACAAGCAGAATAGGTGGGGAATTTAGTCATTTAATTTATACATAactaatatctaaaaataattcaaaatataaacatgcatggctctagctagctagctcatCATCAACCATTCAAGTGCGAAGTGAGAACAGTGAACTCATCTTCGGCGCATGGAATGGTAAGACCACCCATTTGATGATCAAAACCAAACTCTTCTTCAGCTTGACTTAACAAGATTTGAAACAATGGATGCTTCAAGTAAGAAACTGGGATCACAAATCgcttcctttccttctcttcctcCCCGACATAAATTGCAAAATGGCCTTTCGGCACGTCTAGCCTTGTTGATCTCTTATGTGAGAGTTGATGATGATTCAGTGTAGACGTTCttcgaattttatttttaacgtgAAGGAACATCTCCTTCAATCGACTGGTGCTCATGCTGATCTTGTTAATCCAGCAGTCAGGAAATGTTGGTACGTagggtgaaaatcaaaattagctCAGTGTAGTTTTTCAATGTTAGAGCTGTTTATTCGATCTCTAGTGACCTTTATAGGTTTGAGAGacattaaaaaatgtaaaacaaaaaaattaaattaaattaaattaaatagagaaaaaataataatgtagcAACTAGTACTTGGATGATTTTAAAATACCTCGAGGATAACTT
This region of Populus trichocarpa isolate Nisqually-1 chromosome 9, P.trichocarpa_v4.1, whole genome shotgun sequence genomic DNA includes:
- the LOC7494278 gene encoding auxin-responsive protein SAUR15, with amino-acid sequence MGIRLFNAKQVVRRILLSGEESSNVPKGHFVVYVGETQKRCVVPISYLKNPSFQKLLRHVEEEYGFNHPMGGLTIPCSEQLSASAASQAASYLNQPTFQDLLVQAEEEFGYVHPMGGLTIDSLQRRHFP
- the LOC7463980 gene encoding auxin-induced protein 15A; amino-acid sequence: MSTSRLKEMFLHVKNKIRRTSTLNHHQLSHKRSTRLDVPKGHFAIYVGEEEKERKRFVIPVSYLKHPLFQILLSQAEEEFGFDHQMGGLTIPCAEDEFTVLTSHLNG